The following coding sequences are from one Deltaproteobacteria bacterium window:
- the thiE gene encoding thiamine phosphate synthase yields MKRYISTTMKAGLKGLYVITDKKLIPGDRFAEKVEQAIKGGASIVQLREKDTSLEQIISRGKELMKLTRKYGVPLIINDLPELAAEIGADGVHLGENDLSVSHARTILGEESIIGVSCYGNLERGLRAEREGANYAAFGTPFFTPTKPERAPTSFDILKEAVNRIRLPIFAIGGITADNAESVLDTGVEGIAVITSVFGSSDPEKASHELTSIIETHSHKRR; encoded by the coding sequence TTGAAAAGATATATTTCCACCACTATGAAAGCCGGGCTAAAAGGGTTATACGTGATTACGGATAAAAAACTGATCCCGGGCGATCGGTTCGCGGAAAAGGTCGAACAAGCCATAAAAGGCGGAGCAAGCATCGTACAGTTGAGAGAAAAGGACACGTCCCTAGAACAAATAATAAGTCGCGGAAAAGAGCTTATGAAATTGACCCGAAAGTACGGAGTTCCATTAATTATCAACGATCTGCCGGAGCTGGCAGCGGAAATAGGGGCCGACGGTGTTCACCTCGGTGAAAATGATCTATCCGTTAGTCACGCCCGTACTATCCTGGGCGAGGAATCGATTATAGGTGTATCCTGCTACGGGAATCTCGAAAGAGGGCTCCGCGCAGAGAGGGAAGGGGCGAATTACGCCGCGTTCGGCACTCCGTTCTTCACACCCACCAAACCGGAAAGGGCTCCCACGTCGTTCGACATCCTAAAGGAAGCTGTGAACAGAATACGGCTGCCGATTTTCGCTATCGGGGGTATCACGGCTGATAATGCGGAATCCGTTCTCGACACCGGCGTAGAAGGGATTGCGGTTATAACGAGCGTGTTCGGATCATCCGATCCGGAAAAAGCATCACATGAACTTACCTCAATAATTGAGACTCATTCTCATAAGAGAAGATAA
- a CDS encoding diguanylate cyclase, translated as MKKSTDLKNKITYSNYLLGKVFVLLLSVLIFVLIYKNSFHSFNFYSVLALLFLLSTVFYKSYNFAIAGQKSLSLVDSLEFPLLFTLIFEIVVEIFGYELFPLSYIMVPLLALYFGWLGGVVAFFIVAILQVTQYRGDGLPVQIFLLILSTGIFGFLLKGNKERLSSYIFRRNKVQQVILPNILSGNAESNEKDESQNVKALKDDIRTSLKILNELVPNHSIVLYMKMDDGLYAITDFISESRDFIDRGQRLSFRGGYLGWVLKTKTQVLITSIKNVRKNLVYYNKHVPVKSLLATPLFLKGEKKLPEDEQSVFGMMVVDSLERDAFGEREKLIVSLISDRIVEIIDRFQLSEKVNLSSQELHSFYEFTQKLNSTGDIELILDHILDTLERLFEADFVGISLMDREKEFSYLKRVSGGIKEHLEDKEISHEDSLTGLVSESGKYFHFEDLTTRAKYRSVFGKEVDFALGIKNIKSILIHPLYETFPDVDEEEHEVFGCVVMGRKTKNPFNEGEVSLAKIICHESAKSITASLNFQKVKELAIRDGLTGLYNHRHFQEMLSYSIAHAERFSEQASLILVDVDDLKVINDTYGHQAGDAVISSIGKLLSESLRKVDIPSRYGGDEFAVVLPSTNKDGSIAAAQKIRNKLKGIPFKSDGELIEISLSMGISTYPQSATEKSALIEKADRALYESKREGKNKITHYDDMSLEELGT; from the coding sequence GTGAAAAAATCTACAGATTTAAAGAATAAAATTACGTACTCGAATTATTTACTCGGCAAGGTTTTTGTCCTTTTACTCTCCGTACTGATATTCGTACTTATATACAAGAATAGTTTTCACTCTTTTAATTTTTACTCCGTACTGGCCCTCTTGTTTCTTTTGTCCACGGTTTTCTACAAATCATATAATTTCGCGATCGCCGGGCAGAAGAGCCTCTCTTTAGTAGACAGTCTGGAATTCCCTCTCCTGTTCACGCTTATTTTTGAAATAGTAGTCGAAATTTTCGGCTATGAGCTTTTTCCTCTGTCTTACATTATGGTCCCGCTTTTGGCCCTTTACTTCGGCTGGCTCGGGGGCGTCGTCGCATTTTTCATTGTAGCAATTCTGCAGGTGACTCAATACAGAGGGGACGGTTTGCCTGTTCAGATCTTCCTGCTCATTCTCTCAACCGGAATTTTCGGATTTTTGCTCAAAGGCAATAAAGAACGCCTCAGCTCTTATATATTTCGAAGGAACAAGGTACAGCAAGTAATACTTCCGAATATATTGTCGGGAAATGCCGAAAGCAATGAAAAGGACGAGTCTCAGAATGTTAAAGCGCTTAAGGATGACATAAGGACTTCGCTTAAAATTTTGAACGAGCTTGTTCCCAACCACAGCATCGTTCTTTACATGAAGATGGATGACGGACTCTATGCGATAACCGATTTCATATCCGAGAGCAGGGATTTTATTGACAGGGGCCAGAGGCTTAGTTTCCGGGGCGGTTATCTCGGATGGGTTCTCAAGACCAAAACCCAGGTTTTGATAACCAGTATTAAGAATGTAAGGAAAAACCTCGTGTACTACAATAAGCATGTGCCTGTAAAGTCATTACTGGCGACCCCCCTGTTTCTCAAGGGGGAGAAGAAATTACCGGAAGACGAGCAGAGCGTATTCGGCATGATGGTTGTGGACAGTCTCGAAAGGGACGCTTTCGGTGAGAGGGAGAAGCTGATAGTTTCACTCATATCCGACAGGATAGTCGAAATTATAGACAGATTCCAGCTCTCCGAAAAGGTAAATTTGAGTTCACAGGAGCTTCACTCGTTTTACGAGTTTACACAGAAGCTTAATTCCACGGGCGACATAGAGTTAATACTTGATCATATACTGGATACGCTGGAAAGATTGTTCGAGGCCGATTTTGTGGGTATTTCCCTCATGGACAGGGAAAAGGAGTTCAGCTATCTGAAGAGAGTGAGCGGAGGCATCAAAGAGCATCTGGAGGATAAGGAAATTTCACACGAGGATAGCCTGACGGGGCTTGTATCCGAAAGCGGCAAATATTTTCACTTCGAAGATCTTACCACCAGGGCTAAGTACAGGAGCGTGTTCGGAAAGGAAGTTGATTTTGCGCTGGGCATTAAAAATATAAAATCGATCTTGATTCATCCTTTGTACGAAACTTTTCCCGATGTTGACGAGGAAGAGCACGAGGTGTTCGGGTGCGTGGTCATGGGCAGAAAAACCAAGAATCCTTTCAATGAAGGAGAGGTGAGCCTTGCTAAGATTATTTGTCACGAATCCGCAAAATCGATAACCGCCTCGCTTAATTTCCAAAAGGTAAAAGAGCTTGCAATCAGGGACGGGCTAACCGGCCTTTATAATCACAGGCATTTCCAGGAGATGCTCTCCTACTCAATAGCCCATGCCGAAAGGTTTTCAGAGCAGGCCTCCCTTATTCTTGTTGATGTAGACGATTTAAAGGTTATTAACGATACATACGGCCATCAGGCGGGAGACGCGGTAATATCCTCTATAGGCAAATTATTGAGCGAATCGCTGAGGAAAGTCGATATACCCTCCAGGTACGGCGGGGATGAGTTCGCAGTAGTTCTTCCCAGCACGAATAAGGACGGCTCAATAGCAGCGGCTCAAAAAATACGAAACAAATTAAAAGGTATCCCTTTCAAGTCAGATGGTGAGTTAATAGAGATTTCTTTGAGTATGGGTATTTCGACTTACCCTCAGAGTGCGACCGAGAAAAGCGCTTTGATTGAAAAGGCCGACCGCGCTCTTTACGAATCAAAGCGTGAGGGAAAGAATAAAATAACGCATTACGACGACATGTCGCTTGAGGAACTCGGAACCTGA
- a CDS encoding acylphosphatase, with the protein MPKERVHLIVHGKVQGVFFRASARDKADELGLKGWVRNNSDGSVEIIAEGERADLQKFTGWCHQGPRHSTVNHVVINWGSYSDQFDEFTIEYI; encoded by the coding sequence ATGCCTAAAGAGAGAGTACATCTTATAGTCCATGGAAAGGTTCAGGGCGTATTCTTCAGAGCATCCGCAAGAGACAAGGCAGATGAACTAGGACTCAAAGGCTGGGTCAGAAACAACTCTGACGGATCGGTCGAGATAATTGCCGAGGGGGAGCGGGCGGATCTCCAAAAGTTTACCGGCTGGTGTCATCAAGGCCCGAGGCATTCCACGGTTAATCATGTAGTAATTAATTGGGGGTCTTATTCAGATCAATTTGACGAATTTACAATTGAGTATATATAA
- a CDS encoding MBL fold metallo-hydrolase: MIIKCIPGGVFLTNCYIIGDEDTNEGILIDPGEQIDEILSEVEKSGLKITKIVNTHTHIDHVAGVEKAKKALGVGFYLHPEEEPVLEALPESAMRFPMFGEVEVPEIDGFIEEGDEIEIGRLKAKVLHTPGHTWGSICLVIEDQVISGDTLFAGSVGRVDLTGGTSMRELVGSIKSKLMGLPDSYDVHPGHGPATKIGIERRSNPFIAGDLIIL; this comes from the coding sequence ATGATAATTAAATGCATACCGGGCGGGGTTTTTCTTACCAATTGTTATATAATCGGAGACGAGGATACTAATGAGGGGATTCTTATTGATCCCGGCGAGCAGATAGACGAGATATTAAGCGAGGTCGAAAAATCCGGACTAAAGATTACCAAAATCGTTAATACACATACACACATTGATCACGTGGCGGGGGTCGAAAAGGCCAAGAAAGCCCTTGGTGTGGGGTTTTATCTGCACCCTGAAGAGGAACCTGTCCTCGAGGCTCTACCCGAATCCGCAATGAGGTTCCCCATGTTCGGTGAAGTTGAGGTGCCGGAGATTGACGGGTTTATAGAAGAGGGGGACGAGATTGAGATTGGCCGCCTGAAAGCAAAGGTATTGCATACGCCCGGGCACACATGGGGAAGCATCTGTCTCGTTATCGAAGATCAGGTTATTTCGGGCGACACGCTGTTTGCGGGAAGCGTAGGAAGGGTTGATCTCACAGGCGGCACCTCTATGCGAGAGCTCGTGGGCTCTATTAAGTCAAAGCTCATGGGCCTGCCTGACTCGTATGACGTACACCCGGGCCACGGACCCGCGACCAAGATAGGAATAGAAAGAAGATCCAATCCTTTTATTGCGGGCGACTTGATTATTCTGTGA
- the thrC gene encoding threonine synthase, whose translation MSEYKAWFSCIDEECGETYELDEIIYRCRKCGNLLEVTHDLEELKEKSPQEWKDLFDNRYRRQSWPYGSSVWGKKEWVCPYVEDDNIVSMYEGATNLFWAERFGKQIGMGDMWLKMCGNSHTGSFKDLGMTVLVSVVKQMISDGKDVPAVACASTGDTSAALAAYCASAGIPAIVFLPKDKVSVAQLVQPISNGALVLSLDTDFDGCMEMVQKVCTENNIYLANSINSLRIEGQKTISIELCQQFDWEVPDWIVIPGGNLGNISALGKGFIMMKEIGLIDKLPRLVCAQAEHANPLYLSYLKDFEEFHPVKAQKTLANAIQIGNPVSINKAIRTLRDFDGIVEQASEEELSDAAAMVDRTGTFNCPHTGVALAAFLKLKEKNVFKPSDRIVIISTAHGLKFVEFKIGYHKGELEGVFSKYANKPIELPADYNAVTDAIFKAIRN comes from the coding sequence ATGAGTGAATACAAGGCCTGGTTCAGCTGTATAGACGAAGAATGCGGTGAGACATACGAGCTTGACGAAATAATATACAGGTGCAGAAAATGCGGAAACCTTCTTGAAGTTACTCACGACCTTGAAGAACTTAAAGAAAAATCCCCTCAGGAGTGGAAAGATCTGTTCGATAATCGTTACCGGAGACAGTCCTGGCCCTACGGAAGCTCTGTCTGGGGAAAGAAAGAATGGGTTTGCCCGTACGTGGAAGACGACAACATCGTTTCAATGTATGAGGGAGCGACGAATCTCTTTTGGGCGGAGAGATTCGGAAAGCAGATCGGCATGGGAGACATGTGGCTGAAGATGTGCGGCAACAGCCATACGGGATCGTTCAAGGACCTGGGTATGACCGTTCTAGTGTCGGTTGTAAAACAGATGATTTCCGACGGGAAAGATGTGCCCGCCGTGGCGTGCGCGTCCACAGGTGATACGTCGGCTGCGCTTGCGGCATATTGCGCTTCGGCAGGCATACCGGCAATTGTTTTTCTTCCGAAGGACAAGGTCTCGGTCGCACAGCTCGTGCAGCCTATATCCAACGGAGCACTGGTTTTATCCCTGGACACGGACTTCGACGGCTGTATGGAAATGGTGCAGAAGGTATGCACCGAAAATAATATATATCTCGCGAATTCGATAAATTCTCTCAGGATAGAGGGGCAGAAGACCATAAGCATAGAACTCTGCCAGCAGTTTGATTGGGAGGTTCCGGACTGGATCGTCATTCCCGGAGGTAACTTGGGAAACATCTCCGCCCTCGGAAAAGGTTTTATCATGATGAAGGAGATAGGCTTAATAGACAAATTACCCCGGCTGGTCTGCGCTCAGGCAGAGCACGCGAACCCCTTGTATTTAAGCTATCTGAAGGATTTCGAGGAATTTCATCCCGTAAAGGCTCAAAAAACGCTGGCCAATGCGATTCAAATAGGCAACCCAGTCAGCATTAACAAGGCAATCAGAACTCTCAGGGATTTTGACGGAATCGTCGAGCAGGCGAGCGAAGAGGAGCTTTCCGACGCCGCGGCAATGGTCGATAGAACCGGGACCTTTAACTGCCCTCACACGGGAGTGGCCCTTGCGGCTTTCCTGAAGCTCAAAGAGAAGAACGTCTTTAAACCCAGCGACAGAATCGTGATAATATCTACGGCACACGGCCTGAAGTTCGTAGAGTTCAAGATCGGATACCACAAAGGGGAACTTGAAGGCGTATTCTCAAAATACGCAAACAAGCCGATAGAGCTCCCCGCCGATTACAATGCCGTCACTGACGCTATATTCAAAGCCATACGTAACTAG
- a CDS encoding biotin/lipoyl-containing protein, with translation MTYTFKIQDQIYRINLEEDENQIQVEIDGEIIPVEFEKIEENLFSIILNGESRSIGVFKKGNKVQVFLDGDLYELESISEREQRKAHHITSGVQEIKSPMPSRVVKILKGEGDAVEADEGMIVVEAMKMESELKSPIEGTVKTLMVKEGDAVEAGTVLLVVSSEEQS, from the coding sequence ATGACATATACATTCAAGATTCAGGACCAAATCTACAGAATAAACCTGGAAGAGGATGAAAACCAGATTCAGGTTGAAATTGACGGTGAAATAATTCCGGTCGAGTTCGAAAAAATAGAGGAGAACCTTTTCTCTATAATATTAAACGGAGAATCTCGAAGCATCGGGGTCTTTAAGAAAGGCAACAAAGTTCAGGTTTTCCTCGACGGCGACCTCTACGAGCTCGAATCGATTTCGGAAAGGGAGCAGCGAAAAGCTCATCACATAACAAGCGGGGTCCAGGAAATAAAGTCCCCCATGCCGAGCAGAGTTGTTAAGATCCTGAAGGGTGAAGGGGACGCAGTGGAAGCGGATGAGGGTATGATAGTCGTAGAGGCGATGAAGATGGAAAGCGAGTTAAAATCTCCAATCGAAGGTACGGTAAAAACCCTAATGGTTAAAGAAGGGGACGCGGTGGAAGCGGGGACGGTTCTTCTTGTGGTATCCTCCGAGGAACAGAGCTGA
- a CDS encoding deoxyhypusine synthase family protein translates to MAKNISEIRKESYLNKRVKAIEVDAPRTVSELLAEMARTGFQGKSLARVVDVFEAVIRDEDVTILLGYTGSLSTTGQWKIINWLIENNYIDILVPTGANISEDIVDAMGFDYWQGTHLADNEALFEDGLNRYYDVYGKESDYLKMTELLAEFIMTLDEDYAYSSREFLSLCGNWLGEKNIGSIVNVAAENDVPVFCPAIADSPYGDAALIAKSKGFSLTIDAIKDYVEFMKLGESVTDTAVIYIGGGVPKDFIQLFAVTADLMYEEREVPNREGGLNRKGLGNDETYYPHKYAIQITTDSPQWGGLSGCTFEEAVSWGKEDPEGKLVQCYCDATIALPIVSHALAERVKSKRKGKRFSGIFKT, encoded by the coding sequence ATGGCAAAGAACATTTCTGAAATAAGAAAGGAAAGTTATTTGAACAAAAGAGTAAAAGCGATAGAGGTGGATGCTCCCAGGACCGTGTCCGAGCTTCTCGCCGAAATGGCCCGGACGGGATTTCAGGGTAAGAGTCTGGCGCGCGTTGTCGATGTATTCGAAGCAGTGATCAGAGATGAGGACGTAACGATCCTGCTCGGTTATACGGGCTCGTTATCCACAACAGGGCAGTGGAAAATAATCAATTGGCTAATCGAAAACAACTATATAGACATACTCGTTCCCACCGGCGCTAATATCTCCGAAGACATAGTGGACGCCATGGGGTTCGATTACTGGCAGGGTACTCATCTGGCCGATAACGAAGCGTTATTTGAAGACGGCTTGAACAGGTATTACGACGTTTACGGCAAGGAGTCCGACTACCTCAAGATGACCGAGCTGCTGGCGGAGTTTATTATGACGCTTGATGAAGACTACGCTTATTCATCGAGGGAATTTCTCTCGTTATGCGGAAATTGGCTGGGAGAGAAAAATATTGGGAGCATTGTAAACGTGGCCGCCGAAAACGACGTTCCGGTATTTTGCCCGGCCATAGCGGACAGTCCCTACGGAGACGCGGCGCTGATAGCGAAATCAAAGGGCTTCAGCCTCACGATAGACGCAATTAAGGATTACGTCGAATTTATGAAGCTGGGCGAGAGTGTGACTGATACCGCCGTAATATACATAGGCGGGGGTGTCCCGAAGGATTTTATACAGCTCTTCGCCGTGACTGCCGATCTCATGTATGAAGAAAGGGAAGTCCCGAACAGGGAAGGCGGTTTAAACCGCAAGGGCCTGGGAAATGATGAGACATATTATCCCCATAAATACGCTATACAGATAACGACCGATTCCCCGCAGTGGGGGGGGCTTTCCGGATGTACATTTGAGGAGGCCGTGTCCTGGGGAAAAGAGGACCCCGAGGGTAAGCTCGTACAGTGTTACTGTGACGCCACTATCGCGTTGCCCATTGTCTCTCACGCGCTTGCCGAAAGGGTGAAGTCGAAAAGAAAAGGGAAGAGATTCTCCGGAATATTTAAGACATAA
- the leuS gene encoding leucine--tRNA ligase, which yields MKESYKPREIEKRWREYWEENKVYEVRPEEGQTKYYVLEMFPYPSGRIHMGHVRNYTIGDVVARYKRTRGFNVLHPIGWDAFGLPAENAAIERGVHPAKWTYENISQMRGQLKMLGFSYDWTREIATCDPEYYKWEQMVFTRMLKRGLAYQKTTTVNWCPSCGTVLANEQVEDGLCWRCGSEVVLKEMEGWFFKTTEYADELLEWAEKLKDGWPERVLSMQKNWIGKSTGAEIEFPLESEIGGEKHLKIFTTRPDTVFGVTYMSIAPEHPLAVELIRGKPEEREALEFIKRVEKQSSIDRIAEGATKEGIFTGAYCVNPFNGERIPIYIANFVLIEYGTGIIMCVPAHDQRDFEFATEYGLPIVPVIHPEGEEIKPENMSEAYVEAGVMANSGEFSGTPSEEGKDKVIEFIEREGFGRRQINYRLRDWGISRQRYWGAPIPVVYCEKCGAVPVPDDELPVELPLDIEFTGKGGSPLANDRDFVNTVCPECGGEARRETDTMDTFVESSWYFLRYASPHFESGIFDRDDVHYWLPVDQYIGGIEHAILHLLYARFFTKALRDLGMCDLDEPFMNLMTQGMVIKDGAKMSKSIGNIVDPDDMIKKYGADTVRLFMLFAAPMQKDLDWSDEGVEGAYRFLNRLWRLVSDRLSEIEGLTDKAADPKKLSGTAKELLIKVHKTIKKVTDDLERFQFNTAIAAVMELLNDTSRFEAEGGTDRAVLKQAIEAMVRLLYPMAPHVTEELWHELGHTDSLVDKPWIEWDRELVSSASITVVLQVNGKVRSQITMNPDPDSEQMKEAAFADEKVKSYLGGKEPRKVIVVPGKLVNIVL from the coding sequence ATGAAAGAGAGCTATAAGCCGAGGGAAATAGAGAAAAGGTGGCGGGAGTACTGGGAAGAAAACAAAGTTTACGAAGTGCGCCCGGAAGAGGGACAAACGAAATACTATGTACTCGAGATGTTTCCCTATCCTTCGGGACGTATTCATATGGGTCACGTAAGAAACTATACGATAGGAGACGTCGTTGCGCGGTATAAGAGAACGAGAGGGTTCAATGTGCTGCATCCGATAGGGTGGGATGCTTTCGGGCTTCCCGCCGAGAACGCCGCGATTGAGCGCGGCGTGCATCCCGCCAAGTGGACTTATGAGAATATTTCTCAGATGAGAGGGCAGCTCAAAATGCTCGGGTTCAGTTACGACTGGACGAGGGAAATTGCCACCTGCGACCCCGAGTATTACAAGTGGGAGCAGATGGTTTTTACGCGTATGCTCAAGCGCGGGCTTGCCTATCAAAAAACAACCACGGTTAACTGGTGCCCTTCGTGCGGGACGGTTCTTGCCAACGAGCAGGTTGAGGACGGACTTTGCTGGCGGTGCGGCTCGGAGGTGGTGCTGAAAGAAATGGAAGGATGGTTTTTCAAGACCACAGAGTACGCGGACGAGCTCCTGGAATGGGCGGAAAAGCTAAAAGACGGGTGGCCCGAAAGGGTGCTGTCGATGCAGAAAAACTGGATAGGAAAGAGCACGGGAGCTGAAATAGAGTTTCCGCTCGAGTCTGAGATCGGAGGGGAAAAACATCTCAAGATATTTACGACCCGTCCCGATACAGTATTCGGCGTCACGTACATGAGCATCGCTCCCGAGCATCCGCTCGCGGTTGAGTTAATCAGGGGGAAACCGGAGGAAAGGGAAGCGCTTGAGTTTATAAAAAGAGTGGAAAAGCAGAGCAGCATAGACAGAATAGCCGAAGGGGCAACCAAAGAGGGGATTTTTACAGGCGCATACTGCGTAAATCCCTTTAATGGAGAAAGGATTCCGATTTATATAGCGAACTTCGTGCTCATAGAGTACGGAACCGGAATAATCATGTGCGTGCCGGCGCACGACCAGAGAGATTTTGAATTCGCTACAGAGTACGGTCTGCCGATAGTTCCCGTAATTCATCCTGAGGGAGAGGAAATAAAACCGGAGAATATGAGCGAAGCGTACGTTGAGGCGGGAGTGATGGCGAACTCGGGAGAATTTTCCGGGACTCCGTCCGAAGAGGGAAAAGATAAGGTTATCGAGTTCATCGAGAGAGAGGGCTTCGGCAGAAGGCAGATCAATTACAGGCTGAGGGACTGGGGTATATCGCGTCAGAGGTACTGGGGAGCTCCGATACCCGTGGTATATTGCGAGAAGTGCGGGGCGGTTCCGGTTCCCGACGATGAGCTTCCTGTAGAGCTCCCGCTCGATATTGAGTTCACCGGCAAGGGAGGCTCACCGCTCGCAAACGACCGTGATTTCGTGAATACGGTCTGTCCCGAATGCGGAGGAGAGGCCAGGCGCGAAACGGATACGATGGATACGTTTGTCGAGTCCTCGTGGTATTTCCTCAGGTACGCATCACCTCACTTCGAGAGCGGGATATTCGATAGGGATGATGTCCACTACTGGCTCCCGGTCGATCAGTACATCGGAGGAATTGAGCACGCAATACTTCATCTTCTCTACGCGAGGTTTTTTACCAAGGCGCTCAGGGATCTAGGTATGTGCGATCTTGACGAGCCCTTTATGAACCTCATGACGCAGGGGATGGTAATAAAGGATGGGGCCAAGATGTCCAAATCCATCGGAAACATCGTGGACCCCGACGATATGATAAAGAAATACGGCGCCGACACGGTGAGGCTTTTTATGCTCTTCGCCGCTCCCATGCAGAAGGATCTAGACTGGAGCGACGAGGGGGTAGAGGGTGCTTACAGATTTTTAAACCGTCTGTGGCGGCTCGTATCCGACAGGCTCTCCGAGATAGAGGGTCTAACGGATAAAGCAGCGGACCCTAAGAAATTATCGGGCACAGCAAAGGAACTCCTCATCAAGGTGCACAAGACCATCAAAAAGGTGACCGACGATTTGGAAAGGTTTCAGTTCAACACCGCAATCGCGGCCGTAATGGAGCTGCTAAACGACACATCGCGTTTTGAGGCTGAGGGCGGGACTGACAGAGCAGTTTTAAAACAGGCGATTGAAGCAATGGTCAGACTCCTTTACCCGATGGCCCCGCATGTAACGGAAGAGCTATGGCATGAGCTGGGCCATACCGATTCACTCGTCGATAAACCCTGGATCGAGTGGGACAGGGAGCTTGTCTCAAGCGCTTCCATAACCGTAGTTCTGCAGGTAAACGGAAAGGTAAGGAGCCAGATTACGATGAATCCCGATCCCGACAGCGAGCAGATGAAAGAAGCGGCATTCGCGGATGAAAAAGTGAAGAGTTATCTCGGGGGAAAGGAGCCGAGGAAAGTGATAGTGGTACCCGGCAAGCTGGTCAATATCGTTCTTTAG
- a CDS encoding septum formation initiator family protein, with amino-acid sequence MEKLIIRVVLILAVVSFLVYLFAREISHVYALHQENEKVKLEGKQLEMANEELRERIELIKTDKNYMEKVIREELGMIKTGEKIYRFKE; translated from the coding sequence ATGGAAAAGCTAATAATCAGGGTTGTGTTAATACTGGCGGTAGTCTCTTTTCTGGTATATCTTTTCGCCAGGGAAATATCCCATGTATATGCGCTCCATCAGGAAAATGAAAAAGTAAAATTAGAGGGCAAGCAATTGGAAATGGCTAACGAAGAGCTAAGGGAAAGAATTGAATTGATAAAAACCGATAAGAATTATATGGAGAAGGTAATAAGAGAAGAGCTCGGGATGATCAAAACAGGTGAAAAAATCTACAGATTTAAAGAATAA
- the rsmA gene encoding 16S rRNA (adenine(1518)-N(6)/adenine(1519)-N(6))-dimethyltransferase RsmA — MTSKSKKEFNPREFFFNEKAYPSKRLGQNFIKDLRVIERIVETAELSEEDRVIEIGPGLGALTFALAGKAGKVIAIEKDKRLVSRLSGLCSEYRNVELIPGDGLKIDFRDFYRGRKMKVISNLPYSISSPVLFKLLEDRDIFSCFILMLQREVGERITAKPGGKLYGSISVLLQTYMDVNLEFRVSPSAFWPKPKVDSVVLKLIPLPAPRVPVSDDKLYEKVVRAAFSSRRKMLGNSLRSILSKEIVESVLQSSGIDKSRRAETLSVEEFGALTEEVIKFDSPY; from the coding sequence ATGACAAGCAAATCCAAAAAAGAATTTAATCCCAGAGAATTTTTCTTTAATGAAAAAGCTTATCCGAGTAAAAGGCTGGGACAGAATTTTATTAAAGACCTGAGGGTAATCGAGCGCATAGTCGAGACCGCGGAGCTGTCGGAAGAAGACCGGGTTATCGAGATAGGGCCCGGGCTGGGGGCGCTTACGTTTGCGTTGGCCGGAAAAGCGGGAAAGGTTATCGCAATCGAGAAAGACAAACGGCTTGTAAGCCGTTTGAGCGGGTTATGCAGTGAATATAGGAATGTGGAACTAATACCGGGGGACGGTCTCAAGATAGATTTCAGGGATTTCTACAGAGGGCGTAAGATGAAGGTGATTTCAAATCTCCCGTACAGCATATCCTCCCCCGTTCTTTTTAAGCTTCTCGAGGATCGTGACATATTTTCATGTTTTATATTGATGCTCCAGCGTGAGGTCGGTGAGCGGATTACGGCAAAACCCGGAGGCAAGCTATACGGCTCTATCTCGGTTCTTCTCCAGACCTATATGGATGTAAATCTCGAATTCAGAGTTTCACCTTCGGCTTTCTGGCCAAAACCCAAAGTCGATTCCGTTGTGCTGAAGTTAATTCCGCTTCCCGCGCCGAGAGTGCCTGTTTCCGACGACAAGCTTTATGAAAAGGTGGTTCGCGCCGCATTTTCGTCAAGGAGAAAGATGCTGGGAAATTCCCTTCGCTCAATACTGTCAAAGGAGATTGTCGAGAGTGTTCTTCAGTCTTCCGGGATAGATAAGTCTAGACGGGCGGAGACTTTAAGCGTCGAGGAATTCGGGGCCTTAACGGAAGAGGTCATCAAATTTGATAGCCCGTATTAG